In the genome of Coraliomargarita sinensis, one region contains:
- the gap gene encoding type I glyceraldehyde-3-phosphate dehydrogenase, giving the protein MATKIGINGFGRIGRLVFRSLVEKGLLGSEIEVVAINDLVPAENLAYLLKYDTTQGRFKGTVEAKGDDTLVVNGNEIKTMAVREGPAALPWKELGVDIVIESTGLFVQDEKAKGHLEAGAKKVIISAPGKGDGVKTVVLGVNDETLTADDDIISNASCTTNCLAPITKVVLENFGIAEGLMTTVHSYTATQKTVDGPSPKDMKGGRTAALNIIPSSTGAAKAVGLVIPEVQGKLTGMAFRVPTPTVSVVDLTVKTEKSTSYEEICQKMKEASEGSLKGILGYTEDQVASSDFIHDELSSIFDAGSGIGLSDTFFKLVSWYDNEWGYSNRVVELVQKVSKFL; this is encoded by the coding sequence ATGGCTACAAAAATCGGAATTAACGGATTCGGCCGCATCGGTCGCCTTGTCTTTCGCTCCCTTGTTGAAAAGGGTTTGCTGGGCAGCGAAATCGAAGTGGTTGCAATCAACGACCTCGTTCCTGCTGAGAACCTCGCATACTTGCTGAAGTATGACACCACACAGGGCCGCTTTAAGGGCACTGTGGAAGCCAAGGGTGATGACACGCTCGTGGTTAACGGCAACGAAATCAAGACGATGGCTGTTCGCGAAGGTCCGGCTGCTCTTCCCTGGAAGGAGCTCGGCGTCGATATCGTCATCGAGTCCACCGGGCTTTTCGTTCAGGATGAAAAGGCCAAGGGGCACCTTGAAGCCGGTGCCAAGAAGGTTATCATTTCCGCTCCCGGCAAGGGTGACGGCGTGAAGACCGTTGTGCTAGGTGTCAATGACGAGACGCTCACTGCTGATGACGACATTATCTCCAACGCGTCCTGCACCACAAACTGCCTGGCTCCGATCACCAAGGTGGTTCTGGAGAACTTCGGCATCGCAGAAGGTTTGATGACAACCGTCCATTCCTACACTGCAACTCAGAAGACAGTCGATGGTCCTTCTCCCAAGGACATGAAGGGTGGCCGCACGGCTGCGCTCAACATCATACCGTCTTCCACAGGTGCGGCCAAGGCAGTTGGTCTGGTTATCCCGGAAGTTCAAGGCAAGCTCACCGGCATGGCTTTCCGCGTGCCGACACCGACCGTATCGGTTGTCGACCTCACGGTGAAGACCGAGAAGAGCACGTCCTACGAGGAAATTTGCCAGAAGATGAAGGAAGCTTCCGAAGGTTCGCTCAAGGGGATCCTTGGCTACACCGAAGATCAGGTTGCTTCTTCCGACTTCATTCACGATGAGCTCAGCTCTATCTTCGATGCCGGTTCCGGTATCGGACTGAGCGACACCTTCTTCAAGCTCGTGTCCTGGTACGACAACGAATGGGGC
- a CDS encoding fatty acid desaturase produces MKIKNWDTFSFVVAYHLLILALLPSFISVFSWGAVALFLVTYIIGGLSITVGYHRLYAHRAYAANPFFEWCVLLGSALSFEMSALMWSHDHRLHHNHVDTDKDPYSIEKGFWYAHVLWLFDYKRNFDASLVGDLMKNPRVVLQDRYYAHIVIGVNLAVFLLGWALLGSALASFYLGFLVRMAMIHHSTWFINSLCHTIGSKTYARELSAVDNAILALLTFGEGYHNYHHAFAADYRNGIRWYHFDPSKWTIWLASKLGLAKNLRSINNVTVQKSLVQKDKKMILEHISDDVDEFAAELREKLEELSTAFEEKASALMIKVRELKKASAEQRKLLQREISALRASLKETWDEWVQVTRMAARQYEFAH; encoded by the coding sequence ATGAAGATTAAAAACTGGGATACCTTCTCTTTTGTCGTCGCCTATCACCTCCTGATACTCGCGCTTTTACCCTCATTTATCAGCGTGTTTTCATGGGGCGCTGTCGCGCTGTTCCTCGTCACCTATATTATTGGCGGGCTCTCCATTACCGTAGGCTACCACAGGCTCTACGCCCACCGCGCCTATGCCGCCAATCCTTTCTTCGAATGGTGTGTTTTGCTGGGTTCAGCACTCTCTTTTGAAATGTCGGCGCTCATGTGGTCGCACGACCACCGTCTCCACCACAATCATGTGGACACGGACAAAGACCCCTACTCCATTGAAAAGGGCTTCTGGTATGCCCACGTGCTCTGGTTGTTCGACTACAAACGCAATTTCGATGCCTCTCTGGTCGGGGACCTTATGAAGAACCCCCGCGTCGTTCTTCAGGATCGTTACTACGCGCACATTGTGATCGGGGTGAATCTGGCGGTTTTCCTGTTGGGCTGGGCCCTTCTCGGTAGCGCTCTGGCCTCTTTCTACCTTGGTTTTCTTGTCCGGATGGCGATGATCCACCACAGCACCTGGTTCATCAATTCCCTCTGCCACACCATCGGCTCGAAGACATACGCCCGCGAACTCAGTGCAGTGGATAACGCTATTCTGGCTCTACTCACGTTTGGCGAAGGCTATCATAACTATCACCACGCCTTTGCCGCCGATTACCGCAACGGTATCCGCTGGTACCATTTCGACCCGTCCAAATGGACCATCTGGCTGGCCTCCAAACTTGGCTTGGCCAAAAACCTGCGCTCCATCAACAACGTGACGGTACAGAAATCGCTCGTACAAAAGGACAAAAAGATGATCCTCGAGCATATTAGCGACGATGTAGATGAATTCGCGGCAGAGCTGCGTGAAAAACTGGAGGAGCTTTCAACTGCCTTTGAAGAAAAGGCCTCCGCACTTATGATTAAGGTACGTGAGTTGAAAAAAGCCTCTGCGGAACAACGCAAGCTCCTGCAGCGTGAAATCAGCGCGCTCCGTGCCTCGCTCAAAGAGACCTGGGACGAGTGGGTTCAAGTGACCCGTATGGCGGCCCGGCAATACGAGTTTGCACACTAG
- a CDS encoding DUF4912 domain-containing protein, which produces MSDNRANFAKLQEKIEKSKAPAIDFGIQLLPVSHNEFQARWSLNKEMLDAGLKVASHDEGDTHLVLRAYSLPAASDSSHFSSVWHDYRIDSTDNSGYFTLPAPAPKINAALGLINRSGRFSPLVRGEAVALPAAPSPEPPKPAAPEAKAEDSAAHEDKAAADFPTDQNALHSVVLNEREIAERLEHITGLPESFKSRNPAITKSRQSNEQNGPGHSTGVASTPPETTWLDEVETLKTVRHNMAINPEPNFSDSRQDTPPAEASSQEQPKPRTGGASEQLASQWEDIWSGNAPVQVRAEYVLTGKIASGMKLMMGNEILQPAPGGFIVWKRTLESFNQIWPLLNAALTSPSVAAGPSLEFFKDVHPSERLLELHAALEIEGKITDPAYASLLPTDLQLDADGTFKLRRMLPDGAVILPGLSLIAG; this is translated from the coding sequence ATGTCGGATAACCGCGCAAACTTCGCTAAACTACAGGAAAAGATCGAAAAATCGAAAGCTCCGGCAATTGACTTTGGGATCCAGCTTCTTCCTGTCTCCCATAATGAATTCCAGGCCCGCTGGTCGCTGAACAAAGAGATGCTGGACGCAGGCCTAAAGGTCGCCTCGCACGATGAAGGCGATACGCATTTGGTACTGCGGGCATACTCACTCCCAGCGGCGTCGGACAGTTCCCATTTCTCCAGTGTCTGGCACGACTACCGAATCGACAGCACCGATAACAGCGGTTACTTCACCCTGCCCGCACCAGCCCCAAAAATCAACGCTGCCCTCGGCCTAATCAATAGATCCGGACGGTTCAGTCCGCTGGTACGGGGCGAAGCGGTGGCACTCCCGGCCGCACCATCGCCGGAACCGCCAAAACCGGCGGCCCCCGAAGCCAAAGCCGAGGACTCCGCAGCCCATGAAGACAAAGCGGCAGCTGATTTCCCCACGGATCAAAATGCACTGCATTCCGTGGTCCTCAACGAGAGGGAAATTGCCGAGCGCTTGGAGCATATTACCGGGCTGCCGGAGAGCTTCAAGTCCAGGAACCCGGCAATTACAAAATCGAGACAATCCAACGAACAGAACGGCCCGGGCCACTCCACCGGAGTTGCGAGCACCCCGCCAGAGACGACGTGGCTCGATGAAGTGGAAACTCTCAAGACGGTTCGCCACAACATGGCGATCAATCCGGAACCGAACTTTTCGGACAGTAGGCAGGACACTCCTCCAGCCGAGGCTTCTTCGCAGGAACAACCAAAACCACGGACAGGCGGCGCATCGGAGCAACTGGCCAGCCAGTGGGAGGATATCTGGAGTGGCAATGCACCCGTTCAAGTCAGAGCAGAGTACGTCCTCACCGGTAAAATCGCATCGGGCATGAAGCTGATGATGGGGAACGAAATCCTGCAACCGGCCCCGGGCGGATTCATCGTATGGAAGCGAACGCTGGAATCTTTCAACCAGATCTGGCCTCTGCTCAACGCGGCTCTGACGAGCCCCTCCGTCGCGGCAGGCCCCTCACTGGAATTTTTCAAGGATGTGCATCCCTCCGAGCGCTTGCTCGAGCTACACGCCGCTTTGGAAATTGAAGGAAAAATAACCGACCCTGCATATGCCAGTTTACTGCCTACCGATTTACAACTGGATGCGGACGGCACCTTCAAACTCAGGCGAATGCTTCCCGACGGTGCCGTAATCTTGCCCGGCCTCTCCCTGATTGCAGGTTAG